A genomic region of Clarias gariepinus isolate MV-2021 ecotype Netherlands chromosome 23, CGAR_prim_01v2, whole genome shotgun sequence contains the following coding sequences:
- the svbp gene encoding small vasohibin-binding protein isoform X2 — MDTACRKDKPKQKETSVRGDRAKQKSAQQELKQRQRAEIYALNKVMTELEQQQFEAFCKQMQSQPE; from the exons ATGGACACTGCATGCCGGAAAGACAAACCCAAACAGAAGGAGACATCTGTACGAGGGGACAGAGCGAAACAGAAGTCTGCTCAGCAGGAGCTCaagcagagacagagagcagAG ATCTACGCACTGAACAAAGTCATGACGGAACTCGAGCAGCAGCAGTTTGAGGCGTTTTGCAAGCAGATGCAGTCGCAACCAGAATGA
- the svbp gene encoding small vasohibin-binding protein isoform X1, with protein MANFLKNAEKCSVLKITKTLLISGAVIMDTACRKDKPKQKETSVRGDRAKQKSAQQELKQRQRAEIYALNKVMTELEQQQFEAFCKQMQSQPE; from the exons atggcaaatTTTCTGAAGAATGCAGAGAAATGTTCAGTGCTGAAGATCACTAAG ACATTACTTATCTCAGGTGCTGTAATAATGGACACTGCATGCCGGAAAGACAAACCCAAACAGAAGGAGACATCTGTACGAGGGGACAGAGCGAAACAGAAGTCTGCTCAGCAGGAGCTCaagcagagacagagagcagAG ATCTACGCACTGAACAAAGTCATGACGGAACTCGAGCAGCAGCAGTTTGAGGCGTTTTGCAAGCAGATGCAGTCGCAACCAGAATGA
- the LOC128511022 gene encoding F-box only protein 2-like translates to MLNLLKNPNGDEGLDYWQLTENGGFGWQVEEMPREGEHAFNNSAVTKYFSTSYELNLKKQVIDLVAEGYNPDDLDNQPAVTIEDWFCCRTDCGCMYQIAVSLLDANSQPLQEYKPDVVILDPDSDGCSWRKVTNTFTGYGPGLRYISFEHGGNDIKYWEGWFGARVTGSSVTINL, encoded by the exons ATGTTAAATCTTCTCAAAAATCCAAATGGAGATG AGGGGTTGGATTACTGGCAGTTGACGGAAAATGGTGGATTCGGATGGCAAGTAGAGGAAATGCCCAGAGAAGGTGAACATGCCTTCAACAACAGCGCTGTAACCAAGTACTTCAGCACCTCGTATGA ACTGAATCTTAAGAAACAAGTGATTGATCTGGTGGCAGAAGGCTACAATCCTGACGACTTGGACAATCAGCCTGCTGTCACAATTGAGGACTG gttcTGTTGCCGAACAGATTGTGGCTGTATGTACCAAATAGCCGTCTCTCTTTTGGATGCAAACAGCCAGCCTCTGCAGGAGTACAAGCCCGACGTGGTGATTCTCGACCCGGATAGTGACGGCTGCTCGTGGAGAAAG GTGACCAACACTTTTACTGGATACGGCCCAGGCTTGCGCTacatctcttttgagcatgGTGGAAATGACATTAAATACTGGGAAGGCTGGTTTGGGGCAAGAGTAACTGGGAGTTCCGTCACTATAAACCTCTGA